In Musa acuminata AAA Group cultivar baxijiao chromosome BXJ2-8, Cavendish_Baxijiao_AAA, whole genome shotgun sequence, one genomic interval encodes:
- the LOC135618555 gene encoding probable potassium transporter 9 gives MDPEVGRIPVSLKKDSWKTILLLAYQSLGVVYGDLSISPLYVFKSTFAEDIQHSETNEEIFGALSFVFWTLTLVPLFKYVFIVLRADDNGEGGTFALYSLICRHANVSLLPNRQVADEELSTYKYECPPEITNRSRIKVWLEKHKNLHVALLIVVMLGTCMVIGDGILTPAISVFSAVSGLELSMSKEHHEYAVVPITCFILVCLFALQHYGTHRVGILFAPVVLTWLLCISGLGIYNIVHWNPHVYQALSPYYMFKFLKKTKKGGWMSLGGILLCITGSEAMFADLGHFSYIAIQMAFTFVVYPSLILAYMGQAAYLSKHHRIYTSYQIGFYASVPECLRWPVLGIAILASVVGSQAIISGTFSIVNQSQSLGCFPRVKVVHTSDKIHGQIYIPEINWMLMILCIAVAVGFRDIKHMGNASGLAVITVMLVTTCLTSLVMILCWHKSPFLALAFLLFFGSIEVLYFSASLIKFLEGAWLPILLALFLMIVMFVWHYSTIKKYEFDLHNKVSLDWLLALGDKLGIIRVPGIGLVFTDIISGVPANFSRFVTNLPAFHRILVFVCVKSVPVPFVPPSERYLVGRVGPPYHRSYRCIVRYGYRDVHQDVDSFESELIASLADFIQLEASFSGQRSSELMDGYEDGLTVIGRSLLTCGRNYNTVSSTPGGTMTGELASEENAIELAPASAGKKVRFFLEENSHPALSEPAREELNDLLAARESGCAFVLGHSHVQASQGSSIMKKLAIDVAYNFLRRNCRGPDVALRVPPASLLEVGMVYVL, from the exons ATGGATCCAGAGGTTGGAAGAATTCCGGTCTCTTTGAAG AAAGATTCTTGGAAGACCATCTTGCTTTTAGCATACCAGAGCTTGGGTGTCGTTTATGGAGACTTGAGTATATCTCCTCTATATGTCTTCAAAAGTACATTTGCAGAAGATATTCAACATTCAGAAACGAATGAAGAGATTTTTGGTGCGCTTTCATTTGTGTTCTGGACTCTGACGCTCGTCCCCCTCTTCAAGTATGTCTTCATAGTTCTGAGAGCTGATGACAATGGCGAGG GGGGTACTTTTGCTTTGTACTCTTTGATATGTCGGCATGCCAATGTAAGCCTTCTGCCCAACAGACAGGTTGCAGATGAAGAGCTctctacttacaaatatgaatgcCCTCCGGAAATTACCAACAGGTCAAGGATCAAGGTTTGGCTCGAGAAGCACAAGAACCTGCATGTTGCTCTGCTGATAGTGGTAATGCTTGGTACCTGTATGGTAATTGGAGATGGAATCCTCACCCCAGCAATATCAG tgTTTTCTGCAGTTTCAGGGCTTGAGTTGTCCATGTCTAAGGAGCACCATGAAT ATGCTGTGGTTCCGATAACATGCTTCATTTTAGTATGCTTATTTGCTCTGCAACACTATGGTACTCATCGAGTTGGAATTCTATTCGCACCAGTTGTTCTGACCTGGCTATTGTGCATCAGTGGACTTGGGATATACAATATTGTTCACTGGAACCCACATGTCTATCAAGCACTTTCTCCATATTACATGTTTAAGTTCTTGAAAAAGACGAAGAAGGGTGGCTGGATGTCCTTGGGTGGTATTTTACTATGCATAACAG GATCAGAGGCAATGTTTGCAGATCTCGGCCACTTCTCATACATTGCAATTCAG ATGGCCTTCACTTTCGTAGTTTATCCCTCTCTCATTTTGGCATACATGGGTCAGGCTGCTTACTTGTCAAAGCATCATCGAATCTATACGAGTTACCAGATTGGCTTTTATGCCTCAGTTCCAG AATGCTTAAGGTGGCCTGTACTTGGGATAGCAATACTAGCTTCGGTTGTGGGGAGCCAAGCAATTATCAGTGGAACATTTTCTATCGTTAATCAGAGTCAATCGCTAGGGTGCTTTCCAAGAGTCAAAGTGGTTCACACCTCTGACAAAATTCATGGGCAGATCTACATACCAGAGATTAATTGGATGCTCATGATCCTCTGCATTGCTGTTGCTGTTGGATTTAGAGACATAAAGCACATGGGAAATGCTTCTG GACTAGCAGTGATCACTGTTATGCTGGTGACCACATGCCTCACTTCCCTAGTTATGATCCTTTGCTGGCACAAGTCTCCATTCTTGGCCCTTGCATTTCTCCTCTTTTTTGGCTCCATTGAGGTCCTCTACTTCTCTGCGTCGCTGATCAAATTCCTTGAGGGTGCCTGGCTTCCCATCCTACTTGCTCTCTTTCTCATGATTGTCATGTTTGTCTGGCATTACTCCACAATTAAGAAATATGAGTTTGACCTACATAACAAGGTCTCTTTGGACTGGCTCCTGGCCCTTGGTGACAAACTTGGCATCATCCGTGTTCCTGGCATTGGCCTTGTTTTCACCGATATCATCTCCGGTGTGCCTGCTAACTTCTCCCGATTTGTCACCAACCTCCCGGCGTTCCATCGCATCCTGGTCTTTGTTTGCGTCAAATCTGTTCCTGTTCCATTCGTGCCTCCTTCTGAGAGATACCTTGTCGGACGTGTTGGACCGCCCTATCATCGTTCTTACAGATGCATTGTTCGGTATGGGTACCGTGATGTCCATCAGGATGTTGACTCTTTTGAATCTGAGCTGATTGCAAGTTTAGCTGACTTCATACAACTTGAAGCATCTTTCAGCGGACAAAGGTCTAGTGAGCTGATGGATGGTTACGAAGATGGACTTACTGTCATCGGAAGAAGTCTGCTTACGTGCGGTCGCAATTATAATACCGTGAGCAGCACTCCAGGGGGGACGATGACCGGCGAGCTGGCTTCTGAAGAAAATGCAATTGAGTTGGCACCTGCCAGTGCAGGAAAGAAGGTTAGGTTCTTTCTGGAGGAGAACAGTCACCCGGCACTGTCTGAGCCTGCGAGGGAAGAGCTCAATGATCTACTGGCGGCACGGGAGTCTGGATGCGCGTTTGTGTTGGGACATTCTCATGTGCAAGCGAGTCAAGGGTCATCGATCATGAAGAAGTTGGCGATCGACGTCGCGTACAACTTCTTAAGGAGAAACTGCCGAGGACCAGACGTGGCACTGCGTGTGCCTCCTGCATCCCTCCTCGAGGTCGGCATGGTCTATGTCTTGTGA
- the LOC103994081 gene encoding CBL-interacting serine/threonine-protein kinase 14-like, with protein sequence MAESSGGAPPAKVIFGKYELGRVLGRGASAKVYYARDIASGRSVAIKVFPKPSRPSSYGSASSSSSSDSFIREISALRLLRHPHIVRLHEVLASRSSVYLVLELAKGGELISRVHDRGRLPDDLTRRLFHQLLSAVAYSHSRGVFHRDLKPENLLLDDAGDLKVSDFGFSAVSSFSEDYLLHTQCGTPGYVAPEILLSRKGTTGYDGAKADIWSCGVILFVLNAGYLPFNDRNLVSLYRKIHRGHHRCPRWTPPDLRRLISRLLDPNPATRISVEGILRDPWFARGVDPEQLATMMRPQGSDAGLDDKPHRRRGGELNAFDLISFASGLDLSGLFVDAAWDRQRFASVEPVDRILDRVEEVGREAGLVVRREGEKGSAAVIEGHKGEFVLTLQVHRLTGGTAVIEVEVGSGAYGSFWNEKLRPMLSGPLHVGGLG encoded by the coding sequence ATGGCGGAGTCCAGCGGTGGCGCACCGCCGGCGAAGGTCATTTTCGGCAAGTACGAGCTGGGCCGTGTCCTGGGCCGAGGCGCCTCCGCCAAAGTCTACTACGCGCGCGACATCGCCTCCGGCCGCAGCGTGGCCATCAAGGTCTTCCCGAAACCCAGCCGGCCCTCCAGCTACggttccgcctcctcctcctcctcctctgactCCTTCATCCGCGAGATCTCCGCCCTCCGCCTCCTCCGCCACCCGCACATCGTCCGCCTCCATGAGGTGCTCGCCTCCCGCTCCAGTGTGTACCTCGTCCTCGAGCTCGCCAAGGGCGGCGAGCTCATCTCCCGCGTCCACGACCGGGGCCGCCTCCCGGACGACCTCACCCGCCGGCTGTTCCACCAGCTCCTCTCCGCCGTCGCCTACTCCCACTCCCGCGGCGTCTTCCACCGGGACCTCAAGCCCGAGAACCTACTCCTGGACGACGCTGGGGACCTCAAGGTCTCCGACTTCGGATTCTCCGCCGTCTCTTCCTTCTCCGAAGATTACCTCCTCCACACCCAATGCGGGACGCCGGGGTACGTGGCCCCGGAGATCCTCCTATCGAGGAAAGGGACGACGGGGTACGACGGAGCCAAGGCGGACATCTGGTCGTGCGGCGTCATCCTCTTCGTGCTCAACGCCGGCTACCTCCCCTTCAACGACCGCAACCTCGTGTCGCTCTACCGCAAGATCCACCGCGGCCACCACCGCTGCCCCCGCTGGACCCCGCCCGACCTCCGCCGCCTCATCTCCCGCCTCCTCGACCCCAACCCCGCCACCCGCATCTCCGTCGAAGGCATCCTCCGCGACCCCTGGTTCGCCCGGGGCGTCGACCCCGAGCAGTTGGCGACCATGATGCGACCCCAGGGAAGCGACGCCGGCCTCGATGACAAGCCCCACCGCCGCCGCGGCGGAGAGCTCAACGCCTTCGACCTCATATCCTTCGCATCCGGGCTCGACCTCTCCGGCCTCTTCGTGGACGCGGCCTGGGACCGGCAGCGGTTCGCGTCGGTCGAGCCGGTGGACCGGATCCTGGACCGGGTCGAGGAGGTGGGAAGGGAGGCAGGGTTGGTGGTGAGGAGGGAGGGCGAGAAGGGCTCGGCCGCAGTGATCGAGGGACACAAGGGGGAGTTCGTCCTGACGTTACAAGTTCACCGGTTGACCGGCGGCACGGCGGTGATAGAGGTGGAGGTGGGCAGTGGAGCGTACGGAAGCTTCTGGAACGAGAAGCTGAGGCCCATGCTGAGTGGGCCACTTCACGTCGGCGGATTGGGCTGA
- the LOC135583932 gene encoding WRKY transcription factor WRKY24-like isoform X2, which produces MLVWTLLFVMNALESLLQVTHGDMRSHKMSTRNCLSRCDGMTHHWLIGYCRIGSGSDSFVKGPVLLFPSGKQKKRVEPLQALLSFLAMATELWDDNYLGNRRFDMEEGSILGTCKSCPCNSYVIEQILPSPTTGTLQALNRGISSADHRQGNKDETIACSDISYQTNTEPKNFETASFQTCGSAIAVEGAFKTHRRCNYHHETSNSIKVEAVAPTFQSELGAHHGQTDHDRSSQAPLTLEEQRKFDDGCHWRKYGEKQVKGSDNPRSYYKCTHPSCPRKKQVERSSDGHITEIVYKGTHSHSKPQSTTRHSAAVQAIQDAAPPEASEASFGGPDNSSASFGDSSIDLSSRRSNRGGEALDETEPDAKRWKTEGDHEELSAPGNRVTREPRVVVQTQSDVDILDDGYRWRKYGQKVVKGNPNPRSYYKCTTMGCPVRKHVERASQDPSSVITTYEGKHNHDVPAARGSGAHLQSRPQPEDYGTATAVRPSFMAGHASQIAAYDAFGASGVYVSGYRSSVSSFICQQQQQQQQQQMGRKF; this is translated from the exons ATGCTTGTGTGGACGTTACTGTTCGTGATGAATGCGTTGGAATCGCTTCTGCAAGTGACCCATGGGGACATGAGGAGCCATAAGATGTCCACACGCAACTGTCTTAGCAGATGTGATGGGATGACCCACCATTGGCTCATTGGTTATTGTCGGATCGGGTCGGGATCCGATTCATTTGTTAAGGGACCTGTCCTTCTCTTCCCATCGGGGAAGCAGAAGAAGCGGGTGGAGCCACTGCAAGCTCTCCTCTCCTTCCTCGCGATGGCGACGGAGCTTTGGGACGATAATTACCTCGGGAATAGGCGATTTGATATGGAGGAAG GCTCCATACTCGGTACATGCAAATCTTGTCCCTGCAACTCATATGTTATCGAACAGATATTGCCATCTCCAACTACtgggactttacaagctctgaatcggGGAATCTCCTCTGCTGATCATCGACAAGGGAACAAAGATGAAACCATTGCCTGCTCCGACATCTCATACCAAACCAACACAGAACCCAAAAACTTTGAGACAGCATCATTTCAGACTTGTGGGTCTGCAATCGCTGTG GAAGGCGCCTTCAAAACCCACAGACGGTGCAATTATCATCACGAGACCAGCAACAGCATCAAAGTCGAAGCTGTAGCTCCAACTTTTCAGTCCGAGTTGGGAGCCCACCATGGCCAAACCGATCACGATCGATCCAGTCAAGCTCCTCTTACCCTCGAAGAACAGAGGAAGTTCGATGATGGATGCCATTGGAGAAAGTACGGTGAGAAACAGGTCAAAGGAAGCGATAACCCACGGAGCTATTACAAGTGCACGCACCCGAGTTGTCCGAGAAAGAAGCAGGTGGAGAGGTCCTCGGACGGACACATCACCGAGATCGTTTACAAGGGTACTCATAGCCACTCAAAGCCACAGTCCACCACGAGGCATTCGGCCGCCGTTCAAGCGATTCAGGATGCTGCGCCTCCTGAAGCATCCGAAGCTTCTTTCGGCGGGCCGGATAATTCATCGGCGTCTTTTGGTGATAGTAGCATCGATTTGAGCTCTCGGAGGAGCAATCGGGGAGGTGAAGCCTTGGACGAAACCGAACCAGATGCCAAGCGATG GAAGACAGAAGGTGACCATGAAGAGTTATCAGCTCCCGGAAATAGGGTTACGAGGGAGCCGAGAGTGGTTGTGCAGACACAGAGCGATGTCGATATCCTCGACGACGGGTACCGTTGGAGAAAGTATGGGCAGAAGGTGGTGAAGGGTAATCCAAACCCGAG GAGTTATTACAAATGCACTACCATGGGCTGCCCCGTAAGGAAACATGTGGAGAGGGCATCGCAAGATCCCAGTTCAGTGATCACCACGTATGAAGGCAAGCACAACCATGATGTTCCTGCAGCCAGAGGAAGCGGGGCGCACTTACAGAGCAGGCCTCAACCGGAGGATTATGGCACCGCCACAGCAGTGCGTCCATCGTTCATGGCCGGTCACGCCAGTCAAATTGCTGCATACGATGCCTTTGGTGCCTCGGGGGTTTACGTCTCAGGTTATCGGAGCTCGGTGAGCTCGTTCATCtgtcaacagcagcagcagcagcagcagcagcaaatggGGAGGAAGTTTTAG
- the LOC135583932 gene encoding WRKY transcription factor WRKY24-like isoform X1, which produces MPHPVRVCARVTLALFIHACVTCHLLFPPLGFLLVTSLLILSPMSSSTSSSSMETSAILQPPAFAFSELLAGAGGVDDDGGRDFPAFAGDSVPNFKSAPPPSLAISRPPFSPSSCFAIPAGLSPALLLDSPVLFSSSNILPSPTTGTLQALNRGISSADHRQGNKDETIACSDISYQTNTEPKNFETASFQTCGSAIAVEGAFKTHRRCNYHHETSNSIKVEAVAPTFQSELGAHHGQTDHDRSSQAPLTLEEQRKFDDGCHWRKYGEKQVKGSDNPRSYYKCTHPSCPRKKQVERSSDGHITEIVYKGTHSHSKPQSTTRHSAAVQAIQDAAPPEASEASFGGPDNSSASFGDSSIDLSSRRSNRGGEALDETEPDAKRWKTEGDHEELSAPGNRVTREPRVVVQTQSDVDILDDGYRWRKYGQKVVKGNPNPRSYYKCTTMGCPVRKHVERASQDPSSVITTYEGKHNHDVPAARGSGAHLQSRPQPEDYGTATAVRPSFMAGHASQIAAYDAFGASGVYVSGYRSSVSSFICQQQQQQQQQQMGRKF; this is translated from the exons atgCCCCATCCCGTACGTGTTTGTGCACGCGTGACTCTCGCTCTGTTTATCCATGCATGCGTAACATGCCATTTGCTATTCCCCCCACTTGGTTTTCTCCTTGTCACGTCTCTCCTCATCCTCTCCCCGATGTCTTCTTCcacaagcagcagcagcatggaGACCTCAGCCATTCTGCAACCACCAGCCTTCGCCTTCTCCGAACTCCTTGCAGGAGCTGGCGGCGTCGACGACGATGGCGGCAGGGACTTCCCGGCCTTTGCTGGAGATTCCGTACCCAACTTCAAGTCTGCACCTCCTCCTTCGCTGGCCATCTCCCGTCCTCCCTTTTCGCCTTCGTCTTGTTTCGCCATCCCGGCCGGCCTCAGCCCTGCTTTGCTCTTGGACTCTCCGGTGCTCTTCTCCTCATCCAAC ATATTGCCATCTCCAACTACtgggactttacaagctctgaatcggGGAATCTCCTCTGCTGATCATCGACAAGGGAACAAAGATGAAACCATTGCCTGCTCCGACATCTCATACCAAACCAACACAGAACCCAAAAACTTTGAGACAGCATCATTTCAGACTTGTGGGTCTGCAATCGCTGTG GAAGGCGCCTTCAAAACCCACAGACGGTGCAATTATCATCACGAGACCAGCAACAGCATCAAAGTCGAAGCTGTAGCTCCAACTTTTCAGTCCGAGTTGGGAGCCCACCATGGCCAAACCGATCACGATCGATCCAGTCAAGCTCCTCTTACCCTCGAAGAACAGAGGAAGTTCGATGATGGATGCCATTGGAGAAAGTACGGTGAGAAACAGGTCAAAGGAAGCGATAACCCACGGAGCTATTACAAGTGCACGCACCCGAGTTGTCCGAGAAAGAAGCAGGTGGAGAGGTCCTCGGACGGACACATCACCGAGATCGTTTACAAGGGTACTCATAGCCACTCAAAGCCACAGTCCACCACGAGGCATTCGGCCGCCGTTCAAGCGATTCAGGATGCTGCGCCTCCTGAAGCATCCGAAGCTTCTTTCGGCGGGCCGGATAATTCATCGGCGTCTTTTGGTGATAGTAGCATCGATTTGAGCTCTCGGAGGAGCAATCGGGGAGGTGAAGCCTTGGACGAAACCGAACCAGATGCCAAGCGATG GAAGACAGAAGGTGACCATGAAGAGTTATCAGCTCCCGGAAATAGGGTTACGAGGGAGCCGAGAGTGGTTGTGCAGACACAGAGCGATGTCGATATCCTCGACGACGGGTACCGTTGGAGAAAGTATGGGCAGAAGGTGGTGAAGGGTAATCCAAACCCGAG GAGTTATTACAAATGCACTACCATGGGCTGCCCCGTAAGGAAACATGTGGAGAGGGCATCGCAAGATCCCAGTTCAGTGATCACCACGTATGAAGGCAAGCACAACCATGATGTTCCTGCAGCCAGAGGAAGCGGGGCGCACTTACAGAGCAGGCCTCAACCGGAGGATTATGGCACCGCCACAGCAGTGCGTCCATCGTTCATGGCCGGTCACGCCAGTCAAATTGCTGCATACGATGCCTTTGGTGCCTCGGGGGTTTACGTCTCAGGTTATCGGAGCTCGGTGAGCTCGTTCATCtgtcaacagcagcagcagcagcagcagcagcaaatggGGAGGAAGTTTTAG
- the LOC135583932 gene encoding WRKY transcription factor WRKY24-like isoform X3, translating to METSAILQPPAFAFSELLAGAGGVDDDGGRDFPAFAGDSVPNFKSAPPPSLAISRPPFSPSSCFAIPAGLSPALLLDSPVLFSSSNILPSPTTGTLQALNRGISSADHRQGNKDETIACSDISYQTNTEPKNFETASFQTCGSAIAVEGAFKTHRRCNYHHETSNSIKVEAVAPTFQSELGAHHGQTDHDRSSQAPLTLEEQRKFDDGCHWRKYGEKQVKGSDNPRSYYKCTHPSCPRKKQVERSSDGHITEIVYKGTHSHSKPQSTTRHSAAVQAIQDAAPPEASEASFGGPDNSSASFGDSSIDLSSRRSNRGGEALDETEPDAKRWKTEGDHEELSAPGNRVTREPRVVVQTQSDVDILDDGYRWRKYGQKVVKGNPNPRSYYKCTTMGCPVRKHVERASQDPSSVITTYEGKHNHDVPAARGSGAHLQSRPQPEDYGTATAVRPSFMAGHASQIAAYDAFGASGVYVSGYRSSVSSFICQQQQQQQQQQMGRKF from the exons atggaGACCTCAGCCATTCTGCAACCACCAGCCTTCGCCTTCTCCGAACTCCTTGCAGGAGCTGGCGGCGTCGACGACGATGGCGGCAGGGACTTCCCGGCCTTTGCTGGAGATTCCGTACCCAACTTCAAGTCTGCACCTCCTCCTTCGCTGGCCATCTCCCGTCCTCCCTTTTCGCCTTCGTCTTGTTTCGCCATCCCGGCCGGCCTCAGCCCTGCTTTGCTCTTGGACTCTCCGGTGCTCTTCTCCTCATCCAAC ATATTGCCATCTCCAACTACtgggactttacaagctctgaatcggGGAATCTCCTCTGCTGATCATCGACAAGGGAACAAAGATGAAACCATTGCCTGCTCCGACATCTCATACCAAACCAACACAGAACCCAAAAACTTTGAGACAGCATCATTTCAGACTTGTGGGTCTGCAATCGCTGTG GAAGGCGCCTTCAAAACCCACAGACGGTGCAATTATCATCACGAGACCAGCAACAGCATCAAAGTCGAAGCTGTAGCTCCAACTTTTCAGTCCGAGTTGGGAGCCCACCATGGCCAAACCGATCACGATCGATCCAGTCAAGCTCCTCTTACCCTCGAAGAACAGAGGAAGTTCGATGATGGATGCCATTGGAGAAAGTACGGTGAGAAACAGGTCAAAGGAAGCGATAACCCACGGAGCTATTACAAGTGCACGCACCCGAGTTGTCCGAGAAAGAAGCAGGTGGAGAGGTCCTCGGACGGACACATCACCGAGATCGTTTACAAGGGTACTCATAGCCACTCAAAGCCACAGTCCACCACGAGGCATTCGGCCGCCGTTCAAGCGATTCAGGATGCTGCGCCTCCTGAAGCATCCGAAGCTTCTTTCGGCGGGCCGGATAATTCATCGGCGTCTTTTGGTGATAGTAGCATCGATTTGAGCTCTCGGAGGAGCAATCGGGGAGGTGAAGCCTTGGACGAAACCGAACCAGATGCCAAGCGATG GAAGACAGAAGGTGACCATGAAGAGTTATCAGCTCCCGGAAATAGGGTTACGAGGGAGCCGAGAGTGGTTGTGCAGACACAGAGCGATGTCGATATCCTCGACGACGGGTACCGTTGGAGAAAGTATGGGCAGAAGGTGGTGAAGGGTAATCCAAACCCGAG GAGTTATTACAAATGCACTACCATGGGCTGCCCCGTAAGGAAACATGTGGAGAGGGCATCGCAAGATCCCAGTTCAGTGATCACCACGTATGAAGGCAAGCACAACCATGATGTTCCTGCAGCCAGAGGAAGCGGGGCGCACTTACAGAGCAGGCCTCAACCGGAGGATTATGGCACCGCCACAGCAGTGCGTCCATCGTTCATGGCCGGTCACGCCAGTCAAATTGCTGCATACGATGCCTTTGGTGCCTCGGGGGTTTACGTCTCAGGTTATCGGAGCTCGGTGAGCTCGTTCATCtgtcaacagcagcagcagcagcagcagcagcaaatggGGAGGAAGTTTTAG
- the LOC135618557 gene encoding uncharacterized protein LOC135618557, with amino-acid sequence MDPAAKPISVRNLLVRALLFFLSVFLLRFVYVVTVHGGTCAAGDFCLFSSPAEPVAVAGTGAGSASAAVASVHAGLGSAATPALRALWTSREWRKAVEFYSSVFQNLVAEGFLSPASKSLCVDSPAGYEVLALKEIGVADAVGVAKKSAPPLVVGGADSLRLPFGNGTFDFVFAGRSLDRSKQPANLAAEIARTLKPHWFMVVLTASAHDAYSRHSLAELFPDCITVRSRVIHSPDSAKPLWEIVFQKQQGTQIVSPNGKSGGDCPIPEHKLGILRSAEPLIEEEPLKPWITLKRNIQNVKYLPSIADISFKPRYIYIDVGARSYGSSIGSWFRKQYPKQNHTFEVFAIEADRAFQDEYATKKAVKLLPFAAWVRNETLTFEINRDPENHDDVEKGRGMGRIRPAGGSDGRVSSGEVHAIQGFDFAAWLKRTVTERDYVVMKMDVEGTEFDLVPRLFETGGICLIDELFLECHYNRWQKCCPGQRSPKYQNTYGECLKLFTRLRDGGVLVHQWW; translated from the coding sequence ATGGATCCGGCGGCGAAGCCGATCTCGGTGCGAAATCTCCTCGTCCGGgcgctcctcttcttcctctccgtaTTTCTCCTCCGGTTCGTCTACGTAGTCACCGTCCACGGCGGCACCTGCGCCGCCGGCGACTTCTGCCTCTTCTCCTCGCCGGCGGAGCCCGTCGCCGTCGCGGGAACCGGCGCCGGCTCCGCCTCGGCCGCCGTGGCCTCCGTCCATGCCGGCCTCGGATCGGCCGCCACCCCCGCACTACGCGCCCTCTGGACCAGCCGGGAGTGGCGCAAGGCCGTCGAGTTCTACTCCTCCGTGTTCCAGAACCTCGTCGCAGAGGGCTTCCTCTCCCCGGCCTCCAAATCCCTCTGCGTGGACTCGCCCGCTGGCTATGAGGTCCTCGCCCTCAAGGAGATCGGCGTTGCTGACGCGGTCGGCGTGGCCAAGAAGAGCGCGCCGCCTCTGGTGGTCGGCGGCGCCGATTCGCTCCGACTGCCGTTCGGGAACGGGACCTTCGACTTCGTCTTCGCCGGCCGGAGCCTCGACCGTAGCAAACAACCTGCGAATCTCGCAGCAGAGATCGCAAGGACGCTGAAGCCACATTGGTTCATGGTGGTGCTCACTGCATCCGCCCACGATGCCTACAGCCGTCACTCCCTCGCCGAGCTCTTTCCCGACTGCATAACTGTTCGATCACGGGTGATCCACAGCCCGGATTCAGCGAAGCCACTCTGGGAGATCGTATTCCAGAAGCAACAAGGCACACAGATCGTTAGTCCAAACGGGAAATCAGGCGGCGACTGTCCTATACCGGAGCACAAGCTAGGGATTTTACGGTCGGCGGAGCCGCTGATCGAGGAGGAGCCCCTGAAGCCATGGATCACCCTGAAGAGGAACATCCAGAACGTCAAGTATTTGCCTTCCATTGCTGACATAAGCTTCAAGCCACGGTACATCTACATCGACGTCGGCGCACGGAGCTACGGGTCGAGCATCGGCAGCTGGTTCAGGAAACAGTACCCTAAGCAGAATCACACCTTCGAAGTCTTCGCGATCGAGGCTGACCGAGCGTTCCAGGACGAGTACGCAACCAAGAAGGCCGTCAAGTTGCTGCCTTTCGCGGCGTGGGTACGCAACGAGACTTTAACCTTCGAGATCAATCGTGACCCGGAAAACCATGATGATGTGGAGAAAGGGCGAGGGATGGGGCGAATCAGACCGGCGGGGGGTTCCGACGGCCGAGTTTCATCGGGCGAGGTGCACGCCATTCAGGGGTTCGACTTCGCCGCATGGCTGAAGAGGACGGTGACGGAGAGAGACTACGTCGTGATGAAGATGGATGTGGAGGGGACGGAGTTTGATCTGGTCCCGAGGCTCTTCGAGACGGGGGGGATCTGCTTGATCGACGAGCTGTTTCTGGAGTGCCACTACAACCGATGGCAGAAGTGCTGTCCGGGGCAGAGGAGTCCCAAGTATCAGAACACCTACGGTGAGTGCTTGAAGCTGTTCACCAGGCTCAGGGACGGTGGTGTTCTGGTTCACCAGTGGTGGTAA